A region from the Desulfoglaeba alkanexedens ALDC genome encodes:
- the flgG gene encoding flagellar basal-body rod protein FlgG, with product MIRSLWTAATGMEAQQLNMDVVAHNLANASTTGFKRSRANFEDLMYQNIVPPGAETAAATLVPAGIQVGMGVKTITVQKIFAQGNFTETGNPLDLAIEGKGFFRVLRGTEEVYTRAGTLKLDEDGYLCDPEGHRLQPEISIPQEAVTVNIDPGGTLTAMDQEGNDIATATLYLYDFINPAGLISVGRNYFVPSPASGDPEEGEPGIDGFGTLLQGFLESSNINVVEEMVNMIAGQRAYEANSKVIKTADEMLRIANSVKQ from the coding sequence ATGATCCGCAGCTTGTGGACGGCCGCAACGGGCATGGAAGCGCAGCAGTTGAACATGGATGTGGTGGCTCACAACCTGGCGAACGCGAGCACCACGGGCTTCAAGCGAAGCCGGGCCAATTTTGAAGACCTCATGTACCAGAACATCGTGCCGCCCGGGGCGGAAACCGCTGCCGCCACCCTGGTTCCGGCCGGCATCCAGGTAGGCATGGGCGTCAAGACCATAACGGTTCAGAAGATCTTCGCCCAGGGCAATTTCACGGAAACCGGCAACCCGCTGGACCTAGCCATCGAGGGCAAGGGATTCTTTCGGGTCCTTCGGGGAACGGAGGAGGTTTACACGAGGGCCGGAACGCTGAAGCTGGACGAAGACGGCTACCTCTGTGATCCGGAAGGCCACCGGCTCCAGCCGGAAATCAGCATTCCCCAGGAAGCCGTCACCGTGAACATCGATCCCGGGGGAACGCTGACGGCCATGGATCAGGAGGGCAACGACATTGCCACGGCGACGCTGTACCTCTACGACTTCATCAATCCGGCGGGGCTTATCAGCGTGGGCAGGAACTATTTCGTCCCCTCCCCTGCTTCCGGAGACCCCGAAGAAGGCGAACCGGGAATCGACGGATTTGGAACGCTGCTCCAAGGGTTTCTCGAAAGCAGCAATATCAATGTGGTCGAAGAAATGGTGAACATGATCGCCGGCCAGCGAGCCTATGAAGCCAACTCCAAGGTGATCAAGACGGCCGATGAAATGCTCCGCATCGCCAACAGCGTGAAGCAGTAA
- a CDS encoding flagellar basal body L-ring protein FlgH: MGAQVKGIRGDTVKPSGRVGWKLGLRLAGLAMAAMIFSGCASIGGMGPGDGPKGPAQPSLLEPPPIAAQEDREPAIPSGSLWSRRDDSPFQDIKARKVGDIVTIMVSEQSKASKSASTDTGRKRELTAEGEFLGLSTPTKTILRPLNPFDFDFKVDNTFEGDGRTSKSDTMSAYMTATVVQILPNGNMVIRGSRWTKVNDELQEIILEGIIRPMDISRDNTILSQNIAEAKIFFVGKGPVTRHQKPGLLGRLIDLLLPY, encoded by the coding sequence ATGGGCGCCCAGGTGAAGGGCATCCGAGGTGATACCGTGAAACCCAGTGGGCGTGTGGGATGGAAGCTCGGGCTTCGGCTTGCGGGCCTTGCCATGGCGGCGATGATCTTTTCCGGATGCGCCTCCATCGGAGGCATGGGACCCGGCGACGGGCCGAAGGGCCCCGCGCAGCCGTCGCTTCTCGAACCGCCACCCATCGCAGCGCAGGAAGACCGAGAGCCGGCCATCCCCAGCGGGTCGCTTTGGAGCCGGCGCGACGACTCCCCCTTTCAAGACATCAAGGCCAGGAAGGTGGGAGACATTGTCACCATAATGGTAAGTGAACAATCCAAGGCGTCCAAGAGCGCCTCGACCGATACCGGCCGCAAGAGAGAGCTCACCGCCGAAGGCGAATTCCTGGGGTTGAGCACCCCCACCAAGACCATTCTGAGGCCGCTCAATCCTTTCGACTTCGACTTCAAAGTTGACAACACCTTCGAAGGCGACGGCAGAACCTCCAAGTCGGACACCATGTCCGCCTACATGACCGCCACGGTGGTACAGATCCTGCCCAACGGCAACATGGTCATCCGCGGATCCCGCTGGACCAAGGTGAACGACGAACTGCAGGAAATCATCCTCGAAGGCATCATCCGCCCCATGGACATCAGTCGCGACAACACCATTCTTTCTCAGAACATTGCGGAAGCGAAGATCTTCTTCGTGGGGAAAGGACCTGTGACGCGCCACCAGAAGCCCGGTCTTCTCGGCCGGTTGATCGACCTGCTCCTACCCTACTGA
- a CDS encoding flagellar hook-basal body protein: MRIGSQVATLGSLQQEKRLDVIANNLANANTPGFKKEGVRFEDFMFQETYSQYEQGPIRTTGNPLDVALLGKGFFRVQSPDGILYTRAGNLTMDAEGALVTQEGWPVLGQGGVIELTGRHVRIEPDGQIFDDGFAVDTLDLVAFPEGTRMLRVGGNGFRPADAAAAPEAAVDCTVEQGSLEDPNFSVVAEMTQLIETLRIFETYQKMSQTFHQEDTQLISKLGSTT; the protein is encoded by the coding sequence ATGAGAATCGGGAGCCAAGTCGCGACCTTGGGGTCGCTTCAGCAGGAAAAGCGCCTGGACGTGATTGCCAACAACCTGGCCAACGCGAACACCCCGGGCTTCAAGAAGGAGGGGGTCAGGTTCGAGGACTTCATGTTCCAGGAGACGTATTCTCAGTACGAACAGGGTCCCATCCGAACCACGGGGAATCCCCTGGACGTGGCCCTCCTGGGAAAAGGCTTCTTTCGGGTGCAAAGTCCCGATGGGATCTTATACACCCGGGCGGGAAACCTGACCATGGACGCCGAAGGCGCCCTGGTCACCCAGGAGGGATGGCCCGTATTGGGCCAGGGCGGCGTCATCGAACTCACCGGCCGTCACGTCCGGATCGAGCCGGATGGTCAGATTTTTGACGATGGCTTCGCCGTCGACACGTTGGACCTCGTCGCGTTCCCCGAAGGCACCCGGATGCTCAGGGTCGGCGGCAACGGCTTCCGGCCCGCCGACGCAGCGGCGGCACCCGAAGCGGCTGTCGACTGCACGGTGGAGCAGGGTTCGCTCGAAGATCCCAACTTCTCCGTTGTAGCAGAAATGACCCAACTGATCGAAACGCTTAGAATCTTCGAAACCTACCAGAAGATGAGCCAGACGTTTCACCAGGAAGATACGCAGCTCATCAGTAAACTCGGCAGCACGACCTAA
- the flgA gene encoding flagellar basal body P-ring formation chaperone FlgA has translation MMVKRKHPPRGAGLRGMLLLLAAVLVWIAVMMPVGAPSAGALSPLERIEALPLVEAQGTTLTLLDLMVREDIPEDWREIMESLTVGDVPALGTEKFIQPENLRLYLERFFEAHGQDPSRTQIILPERIVVRRKSRLLELKEIEAIYRQFVRGNAPWNPEDIVIDRIRVSGLTTVPCGRLTHRVEASPEERYLGNVALTMRFSVDGEEERSLRVTGFVQVEQEVVRTTRPLNRDEAIGMDDVRVERLALTSEPGRYLSDLEQAVGKRVIRNIGTSEILDPSFLAKPLLITRGEPVTIVYQKPGLRLTARGQAREDGAAGDLVRVINLSSSKLLSCRVLDSGTVLVSP, from the coding sequence ATGATGGTGAAACGGAAACACCCGCCGCGTGGAGCCGGTCTCCGGGGAATGCTGCTGCTGCTGGCAGCCGTTCTCGTCTGGATCGCCGTAATGATGCCGGTCGGTGCGCCATCGGCAGGGGCGCTTTCGCCTCTGGAAAGGATCGAAGCGCTGCCGCTCGTCGAAGCGCAGGGGACCACACTGACGCTCTTGGATCTCATGGTTAGGGAAGACATCCCCGAAGACTGGCGGGAGATCATGGAATCCCTCACGGTGGGCGACGTCCCGGCGCTGGGCACAGAAAAGTTCATTCAGCCGGAGAACCTGAGGCTCTACCTCGAACGGTTCTTCGAAGCTCATGGCCAGGACCCGTCAAGGACTCAAATCATCCTTCCGGAAAGGATTGTTGTCCGCAGAAAGTCGCGGCTCCTGGAATTGAAAGAAATCGAGGCCATTTACCGGCAGTTCGTGAGAGGCAATGCGCCGTGGAACCCCGAGGACATCGTCATTGACCGGATCCGCGTCTCCGGCCTGACAACGGTACCGTGTGGCCGCCTGACCCATCGTGTCGAAGCTTCACCGGAAGAGAGGTACCTGGGCAACGTGGCCCTCACCATGCGGTTTTCCGTAGACGGCGAAGAGGAAAGAAGCCTTCGCGTGACCGGTTTCGTCCAGGTTGAGCAGGAGGTGGTTCGAACGACGCGCCCATTGAATCGTGACGAAGCCATCGGGATGGACGATGTGCGAGTGGAGCGGCTGGCTCTCACGAGCGAACCCGGCCGTTACCTTTCCGATCTCGAACAAGCCGTCGGGAAACGGGTGATCCGAAACATCGGAACCAGCGAGATCCTCGATCCTTCATTTTTGGCCAAACCCCTTCTCATCACACGCGGTGAACCCGTAACGATCGTCTATCAGAAGCCCGGGCTTCGGCTGACCGCGCGGGGACAGGCCAGGGAAGACGGTGCGGCGGGGGATCTGGTGCGCGTGATCAACCTGTCCTCCAGCAAACTGCTCTCCTGCCGCGTGCTCGATTCCGGCACGGTTTTGGTGTCCCCTTGA